In the genome of Variovorax sp. PAMC26660, the window ACCTTGCGCGCCACGGGTTCTACGTGGGCTACCTGACGCGCACGGAAGCGTTGGGTTTTCTGCGGCAGGCCCACGAACTCAGCTTCGATCAGTTCGGCTCATGGGCCGACTTCGGCGAGGGCGTTCTGTTCAGCAAGCGCGTCTTCGACGCGCAGTTGACGCCGGCCGAGAAAGAGGCGGTCTCGCACTACGACGATCTGGCGGATGCGATGCATGCACTGCTGCGCGATCCGCAGTCGGCCTGGAACCGCGTTGCCTGGGCTGCTTCGCGCTAGTTGATTGGACGCGAAAAAGTCAGTTCGGCTTCGACTTCCTTCTCGCATTCGTCACGTATAGCGCTTCTCCAGCGCATCCCACTCCGGCTTGCCCACCAGCCGCTGGCGCTCTGCGAATGTCACGACCAGGCCGCTGGATTCCTGCACTTCCTTCTCGTCGCGCAGGACAGTCAGGGCCTTCTGCATGCCGGCGACGGCACCCTGCAGAGTGGCATTGGCGTAGAGGACGATGCCGTAGCCCAGCTCGCCCAGGTCCGTGGCGTTGAAGATCGGGGTCTTGCCGCCGATCACCATGTTCATCAGTTGCGGCTTGGCCAGGCGTTGGGGCAACGAACGGATCTCGTCGGCGCTGGTGACTGCCTCGACAAAGAGGATGTCGGCGCCAGCCTCGGCGAATTTCTGCGCCCGCTCGACCGCGGCCTCGAAGCCGTGGACGGCCGCCGCATCGGTGCGCGCCATGATCAGCAGGTCCTGGTCCTGCCGTGCGTCGACGGCCGCCTTGATCTTGCTCACGGCTTCTTCGGTGGAGATCACTTCCTTGCCCGAGAAATGGCCGCAGCGCTTGGGCGCCACCTGGTCTTCGAACTGGATGCAGTCGGCGCCGGCACGCTCCAGCGTGCGCACCGTGTGGCGCACGTTCAAGGCGTTGCCGAAGCCGGTATCGGCATCGACGATCAGCGGCACCGAGACCGCATCGCGGATGCGCGCCGTGTGGTCGGCGATTTCGGCCAGGCCCATGAAGCCCTGGTCGGGCATGCCGAACCACATGTTGGTGACGCCTGCGCCGGTGATGTAGATCGCCTTGAAGCCCAGGTCTTCGATGACCTTGGCGGACAGCGCATTGAAGGCGCCTGGAACGATCAGGCCGCGACGGGCCTCGGCGAGGGACTTGAGTTGCTTGCGGGTGGACATCAGAGAAATTCCATTCAATCAATCAGAAACTGTCGCCGGGTACGCGCACCCAGCCTTCCATCAATACACGGGCGCTTCGGCTCATCAGGGCCTTGGTCACCACCCATTCACCACCATCGACCTTGCGCGCTTCGGCACCGACGCGCAGCGTGCCCGAAGGGTGGCCGAAGCGCACGGCCTGGCGCTCGCCGCCGCCGGCCGCAAGGTTCACCAATGTGCCGGGAATCGCTGCGGCGGTGCCGATGGCAACCGCGGCCGTGCCCATCATGGCGTGGTGCAGCTTGCCCATGGAGAGCGCACGCACGAGCAGGTCCACGTCCGCCACCTTCACGGCCTTGCCGCTGGAGGCCGTGTAGCCAGTGGGAGGTGCGACGAAGGCCACCTTGGGCGTGTGCTGGCGCCTGGCCGCCTCGCCGATGTCCTTGATGAGGCCCATCTTCACCGCGCCATGCGCGCGGATCGCCTCGAACATGGCCAGCGCCTTCGCATCGCTGTTGATCGCGTCCTGCAGCTCGGTGCCTGTGTAGCCGATCTCGCCGGCGTTGACGAAGATGGTGGGAATGCCCGCGTTGATCAGCGTGGCGCGCAAAGTGCCCACGCCAGGCACTTCGAGGTCATCGACCATGTTGCCGGTCGGGAACATCGCGCCGCCGCCGTCACCGTCTCCTTCGTCGGCCGGGTCGATGAATTCCAGGGGCACTTCGGCGGCGGGAAAGGTCACGCCGTCGAGTTCGAAGTCGCCGGTTTCCTGCACCTCGCCTTCGACGATGGGTACATGGGCGACGATGGTCTTGCCGATGTTGGCCTGCCAGATGCGCACGGTGCACGTGCCGTTCTGGGGCACGCGCGACCGGTCGATCAGGCCCTGCGAAATCGCGAACGGCCCGACCGCTGCGGACAGGTTGCCGCAGTTTCCCGACCAGTCGACGAAAGCGCTGTCGATGGAGACCTGGCCGAACAGGTAGTCGACGTCGTGCTCCGGTCGCGTGGAGCGCGACAGGATCACCGTCTTTGAGGTGGAGGAGGTGGCCGCGCCCATGCCGTCGATCTGCTTGGCATAAGGGTCGGGGCTGCCGATGACGCGCAGCAGCAGCGCATCACGCGCCGGCCCGCTTTGGCGCGCTGCCGCAGGCAGGTCCTGCAGGCGAAAGAACACGCCCTTGCTGGTGCCGCCGCGCATGTAGACGGCGGGAATCTTGATCTGGGGAACGGATGCCATGGTGATGGGAATGGTGGTTGTCTTCTCAGGCGGCCGGCTTGTTCTCGGCCAGGAAGTCTTGCGCAAAACGCTGCAGCACGCCGCCTGCCTCGTAGATAGACACTTCTTCCGCCGTGTCCAAACGGCAGGTCACCGGCACCTGCAGCGTGTCGCCGTTCTTGCGGCGAATGACCAGCGTGAGGTCGGTGCGCGGCGCGGGCTCGCCGGCCACGTCGTAGGTTTCGGTGCCGTCCAGGCCCAGCGTGAGGCGCGTGGTGCCGGGCTTGAACTCCAGCGGCAGCACGCCCATGCCGAGCAGGTTGGTGCGGTGGATGCGCTCGAAGCCCTCGGCCACGACCGTCTCCACGCCGGCCAGGCGCACGCCCTTGGCGGCCCAGTCGCGCGACGAGCCCTGGCCGTAGTCGGCACCGGCCACGATGATCAGCGGCTGCCTGCGGTTGAGGTAGGTCTCGATCGCCTCCCACATGCGCACGACCTGGCCTTCAGGCTCGATGCGCGCGAGCGAGCCCTTCTTCTGAACGCCATCGACCACCGCCATCTCGTTGACGAGCTGCGGATTGGCGAAGGTGGCGCGCATGGCCGTCAGATGGTCGCCGCGGTGCGTGGCGTAGGAATTGAAGTCTTCCTCCGGAAGGCCCATCTTCGCCAGGTACTCGCCGGCGGCACTGTCCCGCATGATCGCGTTGGAGGGCGACAGGTGGTCGGTCGTGATGTTGTCCGGCAGGATGGCCAGCGGTCGCATGCCGCGCAGCGTGCGCGGATTGGCCGCGAGCGCGCCCACGCCCTCGCTGTCCCAGTAGGGCGGGCGGCGGATGTAGGTGGACTGCGGCCGCCAGTCGTACTGCGGGCTCACCTTTTCGCCGTTGTCCGCGTGGATCGCGAACATGGGCTCATACACCTTGCGGAACATCTCGGGCCGCACAGAGGCCGCGACGATGGCATCGATCTCTTCATCGCTCGGCCAGAGGTCCTGCAGGCGGATTTCCTTGCCGTCCACCACGCCCAGCACGTCGCGCTCGATGTCGAAGCGCATGGTGCCCGCAATGGCGTAGGCCACGACCAGCGGTGGCGATGCCAGGAAGGCCTGCTTCGCATAGGGATGGATGCGGCCGTCGAAGTTGCGGTTGCCCGAGAGCACCGCGGTGGCGTACAGGTCGCGCTCGATGATCTCCTGCTGGATTTTCGGCTCCAGCGCCCCCGACATGCCGTTGCAGGTGGTGCAGGCGAAGGCGACGATGCCGAAGCCGAGCTGCTCCAGCTCGTGCAGCAGGTCGGCATCGCGCAGATACAGCTCCACCGCCTTCGAGCCCGGTGCCAGCGACGACTTGACCCATGGCTTGCGCTGGAGGCCCAGCCGGTTGGCATTGCGCGCCAGCAGCGCGGCCGCGATCACGTTTCGCGGGTTGGAGGTGTTGGTGCACGAGGTGATGGCCGCGATGATCACGGCGCCGTCGGGCATCAGGCCCGCCGCCTCCTGCAGCCTGGCTTCGGCAAGACCGACAGCGATGTTGCGCTCGGCCAGTTGCGAGGTCGGCAGCCGGCGATGCGGATTGGACGGGCCGGCCATGTTGCGCACCACGCTGGACAGGTCGAACTTCAACACGCGTTCGTAGCTGGCCGTCTTCAGCGCGTCGCCCCAGAAGCCGGCCGTCTTCGCGTAGGTTTCGACCAGCGCGACCTGCGCATCTTCTCGACCCGTGAGCCTCAGGTAGGTGAGCGTCTGGTCGTCGATGTAGAACAGCGCGGCGGTGGCGCCGTACTCGGGGCACATGTTGGAGATGGTGGCGCGGTCGCCGATCGTCAGGCCTAGCGTGCCTTCGCCGAAGAACTCCAGGTACGCACCGACCACCTTTTCCTTGCGCAGGAACTCGGTGAGCGCCAGCACGATGTCGGTGGCGGTGATGCCCGGCTGGCGCCGGCCGGTCAGCTCCACGCCGACGATGTCCGGCAGGCGCATCCAAGAGGCGCGGCCCAGCATCACGTTCTCGGCTTCGAGGCCGCCGACGCCCACCGCGATCACGCCCAGCGCATCGACGTGCGGCGTGTGGCTGTCGGTGCCCACGCAGGTGTCGGGGAATGCCAGGCCGTCTTGTACGTAGACCACCGGAGACATCTTCTCCAGATTGATCTGATGCATGATGCCGTTGCCCGCCGGGATCACTTCGACATTGGCGAAAGCGCGCTTCGTCCAGTCGATGAAATGGA includes:
- a CDS encoding oxaloacetate decarboxylase, with amino-acid sequence MSTRKQLKSLAEARRGLIVPGAFNALSAKVIEDLGFKAIYITGAGVTNMWFGMPDQGFMGLAEIADHTARIRDAVSVPLIVDADTGFGNALNVRHTVRTLERAGADCIQFEDQVAPKRCGHFSGKEVISTEEAVSKIKAAVDARQDQDLLIMARTDAAAVHGFEAAVERAQKFAEAGADILFVEAVTSADEIRSLPQRLAKPQLMNMVIGGKTPIFNATDLGELGYGIVLYANATLQGAVAGMQKALTVLRDEKEVQESSGLVVTFAERQRLVGKPEWDALEKRYT
- the prpF gene encoding 2-methylaconitate cis-trans isomerase PrpF, translated to MASVPQIKIPAVYMRGGTSKGVFFRLQDLPAAARQSGPARDALLLRVIGSPDPYAKQIDGMGAATSSTSKTVILSRSTRPEHDVDYLFGQVSIDSAFVDWSGNCGNLSAAVGPFAISQGLIDRSRVPQNGTCTVRIWQANIGKTIVAHVPIVEGEVQETGDFELDGVTFPAAEVPLEFIDPADEGDGDGGGAMFPTGNMVDDLEVPGVGTLRATLINAGIPTIFVNAGEIGYTGTELQDAINSDAKALAMFEAIRAHGAVKMGLIKDIGEAARRQHTPKVAFVAPPTGYTASSGKAVKVADVDLLVRALSMGKLHHAMMGTAAVAIGTAAAIPGTLVNLAAGGGERQAVRFGHPSGTLRVGAEARKVDGGEWVVTKALMSRSARVLMEGWVRVPGDSF
- the acnD gene encoding Fe/S-dependent 2-methylisocitrate dehydratase AcnD codes for the protein MNSPYRKQLPGTGLDYIDARAAVDALRPGAWDTLPYTARVHAENLVRRCDPAILDECLLQLIERRRDRDFPWFPVRVVCHDILGQTALVDLAGLRDAIAAEGGDPAQVNPVVPVQLIVDHSLAVECGGFDPQAFEKNRQIEDRRNEDRFHFIDWTKRAFANVEVIPAGNGIMHQINLEKMSPVVYVQDGLAFPDTCVGTDSHTPHVDALGVIAVGVGGLEAENVMLGRASWMRLPDIVGVELTGRRQPGITATDIVLALTEFLRKEKVVGAYLEFFGEGTLGLTIGDRATISNMCPEYGATAALFYIDDQTLTYLRLTGREDAQVALVETYAKTAGFWGDALKTASYERVLKFDLSSVVRNMAGPSNPHRRLPTSQLAERNIAVGLAEARLQEAAGLMPDGAVIIAAITSCTNTSNPRNVIAAALLARNANRLGLQRKPWVKSSLAPGSKAVELYLRDADLLHELEQLGFGIVAFACTTCNGMSGALEPKIQQEIIERDLYATAVLSGNRNFDGRIHPYAKQAFLASPPLVVAYAIAGTMRFDIERDVLGVVDGKEIRLQDLWPSDEEIDAIVAASVRPEMFRKVYEPMFAIHADNGEKVSPQYDWRPQSTYIRRPPYWDSEGVGALAANPRTLRGMRPLAILPDNITTDHLSPSNAIMRDSAAGEYLAKMGLPEEDFNSYATHRGDHLTAMRATFANPQLVNEMAVVDGVQKKGSLARIEPEGQVVRMWEAIETYLNRRQPLIIVAGADYGQGSSRDWAAKGVRLAGVETVVAEGFERIHRTNLLGMGVLPLEFKPGTTRLTLGLDGTETYDVAGEPAPRTDLTLVIRRKNGDTLQVPVTCRLDTAEEVSIYEAGGVLQRFAQDFLAENKPAA